Proteins from a genomic interval of Papaver somniferum cultivar HN1 chromosome 4, ASM357369v1, whole genome shotgun sequence:
- the LOC113272811 gene encoding nucleolar transcription factor 1-like: protein MPLKDLKVSRDELLKRKAREEIMDDYREKRRRIQRKILEAGEKLRSRPDGADLQAERDEEDYWDAIYGDLEEEEFPSSDSDSEKESEEDSMNDDDEDESDDSDD from the exons ATGCCTCTCAAAGATCTTAAAGTTTCTCGTGATGAGCTCTTGAAGAGGAAAGCCAGGGAGGAGATAATGGATGATTATCGGGAGAAAAGGCGTAGAATTCAGCGAAAAATACTAGAAGCTGGGGAGAAACTCcgatctcgtcctgatggt GCTGATCTCCAAGCTGAACGTGATGAAGAAGACTACTGGGATGCAATATATGGCGACCTCGAGGAGGAAGAATTCCCTAGTTCAGACAGTGATTCCGAGAAAGAGTCTGAAGAGGATTCCATgaacgatgatgatgaagatgaatccgACGATTCTGACGATTAG